One Coffea eugenioides isolate CCC68of chromosome 2, Ceug_1.0, whole genome shotgun sequence genomic window, AAGTTGAtgtaaattaataatttattctCAATATATTTACACTAAATTGCTTTGACTTTATATTAAATGATAATAATTAGCTTATACCAATATGTACCtaatttattccaaataataataaatcagCATACACTGAAGtgttgacaggtgccgaacctgtacaataataaatacctactcgaaaaaaatacagattttgtatatagcggtgagtagggtcgaatccacagggactggggataatttgtttcttctaaagtccaaagtatggggggttttggattaaatgctaactaaataaattaactgcagaaaataattaattaaaagaaatgattggggaaactctagccaatggtacacatcagaaatggttcatgcactgatcattgatgcagaaataattccaacatttagcaatagattagttatagttgtcatgcacgcgataaacaaccaacccttccttaatttctcgatagctaaggtacgaccgttagctatttctctaatccaaaaataaccctaggtacgaccgtaggattcaatttctagattgcattaagaattagaaaggcccaatcctaactaacaaacacgctaagagggtttgtttaagttagatcgtatgtttccctgacataaacccaattacgccagttgctactgggatagaggtaacgaacaattacggattcaattacccctatttagcaaaatagcctatatgaataattaattattgcgcactaatcaatcatacacaagagctataacaATTGAAAGCAGGaatcatataaataccaataaatgagaaagcgattaaaataaattcgatctcacagtaattgcaGAACCAAATCTTCAATTGTCCCTTGACTTGAATTAAGAggttagttctccattaatggagaacaaccatgcaaAAAAAACTATCTGAACCTTACAAAATTGCTCCTGGCCAAATCGGCCAAGGAAGAAAAGTAAAAGTCGGCCACGGAGGAAAAGTCCCTGACCTCCGTACCTTCCCTCCAGCTTTCCAAGTCAAAACCAATTTAAAGACAAGCCTTCACTAAGTCTCCTAATCCTCTACGTTTTTGGGCCACTCAATGGGATGAAggaaattcctttttttttaggCTAGGCCCACTAGAGAGAATAAACAAATCCCCATCCGGATTCCTCTCCTTCAAAATTGGTACCCCAGTACCAATTTTCCTAAACAATAGGAGTCCTATTATAGATAGCTTtctttagctcttgaaatggCCCCACTGCCTTTCAGCATTGAAGTCCGCTGCTTCATACAGCTTTGGAAACTTCACGTGTGCAAATTATCCCGAGAATCCGTCCTTGAAAGCTGGAattaggcgtgggcacgccaaccTATCAGGGAGTCTGCTGGAATGACGATTTTCAGTACTTTTTCTTCACCACTTCCTGCAATTAAtcccaaataccaaatataagtagaatatATCAATTaagataatatttggctaaaatcaaagggaaaaataattataaatttagcacAAATTATGACttatcaatttcccccacacctaaaccatgcttgtcctcaagcatgagaacataAACCAAgtaatcaaattcaaacaatggctattgctcaaATCTTCTATTGCCACGATATAATTAAAACTtatgtcaagtattagtggcaattttcaagaaatatctctccaactagctttcaagatcaaggattctttcaatttatgactaactaatctaagaatataaaatattcaaccagcatccataagcaaatggttcaactattaagcaaaatctcaacattaaaattcaggGATCAGCGGGTTAACAATTCATTCAAACActtccatatttttcactattagcacattttttttttctagaataTCCCCACACATgaatgatgaattttttttttttttagggggaACGCTTAGTTTTTAGCCATTCAAGCATTTcgacgcgaactccgacattggCCATATGAAGGAGTCCGGTTACTCAGCCATCATCGCTTAAAAACCACATACTCATAGCTATCGtcgctttttgacgcgaaagtcgacatttgtggtgaagactcccggttactaggcaacgatactagcggagtatagcctaatactattcataaataagcaccaaaataaaattaaataccacacaaacccgcttcatttcttaaacatggagaactaagattaatagctgaaccaatttgcacaaaaaatgctagacaaatatttacaatacttagaaaaagttaaccaaaaagtgcaaaagtcacaaaatctcaaatattcaccaaagagatacccTTAAAATCAACCATGTCATACTCAACACCTTAAAGTGTAAAATCTTagtaaatagaaaaatttgagacatctaaccatcgtttattaggaataatcacaaataagcacaaagataggcaaaaattggacaaaattcgacaaagtcaaacaaaaaattccaacaaaaatgcctacacttgcactttttcaataaaaagcCAATATACtaccccccacacctaaatcttgcattgccctcaatgtaagcaaagaaagagcaaaacagaGATATTGGGGCAACGACACTTCCCTTAAAACGGAGGAGGGCAGAACTGAACTACGGCTGGAGAGGGAAAGGCGGGCGGAAACCCACGTGATGGAGTTACTGTGCTAAATTCTGGGCCATCCCACCCATTTGACGCTCCATCCGATCCATTCGAGTGTCCATTTGCTCTTGCCCTTATTTTTGGGTTTAGTCATTGGAAATCAGAGGGTAAGGTGGAGGCAAGGAAATGGGATTCCAAAGAGGTCAACAAACAGCCAACAAAGCAAATGATAACTAAATACAGCTTCCAATCACAGACAAGTGCAGAAACGGCCGATGAACACACCCCAAGAATTAATTAAACCTGTCAGCAGCAAAATCTTTTTTCCAAATACTACCAATTCAACccaaaaatcaattaattagataaacatagCAAAATTCCcccaaaaactaattaaacagACAACTAGAGTAAAAACTTTCCCCAAATATCACTGGTTGGGCACAACGTTAACCAAATAATCAACAATCAATCCACAGATATGCCACAGcacccaaacaagcacaaatTTTCTGTCCTCAGCTAGCAAATCAaaaatctggcctcagctaagaAATTAAAATCTGGCATTAGCTAATAAAAGCTagtaatctggcctcagctacttagagacagaaaaataaagaaagaattcACCGGAGAGGTTTTGGCAACAACAACAGGTACAGTGGAAGAGGCAGAAGCGACGCGTGTGGGGCTCACGCCGGTGGCTAACGCGCACAAGGGCGCTCGGCTGCTGCTGCTGGTACTTGCTAAGCTCGGCTGGTGAAGTCCTTGAGAAGGGGCAAAGGAGGTCGCGCGCCTGCTGGGCTCGGTTGGAGGCACGGCGGCGAGGGTCGCTCGTGTGGGTAGCCGCTGGTGGATGGCGGCTAGTCAGCAGTTGCCGCGGGCTGGAGGTGGCGATGGAGCTGCTGGAGTGGAGCTTGAGCTACGCGAGGTGGAGGTGCACGTGAGCTGGGGCTAGGCGGCGGCGGCGCTGCTTCGGCGGCGCGCACTGGTGGTTGTCGCGAAGCTTGGAGGCTCGGTGAGCTGTGGATGGCCTGGAGGCGCGACTTGGCCGCGGGTATGACGCGCGCGCGAGGTGGCCTGGCTGGTGGAGGTTGATGGCAGAGGCACGCGGAGGCGACGGAGGCCTGGTTGCCGATGGAGGCAGCGGCGTCCGTGAGGCTGATCGTACGGCACAGGGGGAGCAGCGGCGGGCGGAGGCGACTGTCACGCGAGGGAGCGCGGCGACTGTGTCGCGCCCGTGGGTCTTCGACGGCGGTGGCTGTCGCGGCTACTCAGGCTGCTCGCTGGCGGAGTGACAAGGGAGAAGGGAGAGCGCGAGTGCGAAAGGAAAGAAGGAAAGGGGGAAAAACAGGGGAAGCggcggagaagaagaagaaaatgaaaggaaagaaagaaaagaaagaaagaaaagagagaaaaagaagaaaagagaaaagggaaatattttttttttctttttcttttttttttttttttttttttgggtaaacaAAGAACCCCAGTCTTAGGcctgggcacgcctaactgcccCTAGTATTTTGAGCATCCGTCAAAAATTTTTGATCCTTTAGCGTGACCACctagcgtgggcacgcctaactgctatagagtccgcagatcctgaacgaaaatttctttccctcaggcgtgatcacctggcgtgggcacgtctaactgctatagagtccgcagatcctgaacgaaaatttctttccctcaggcgtgaccacctggcgtgggcacgtctaactgccacTTTCCTGCCACCAAgcaacaaatcactaaatgcaactgacacttaacaaaaattccaaaaacataagaaaattaaaacaaaagccttgggttgcctcccaagcagcgcctttctttaatgtctttggctagacattgtcctgtttattcatggaggataaaatcgcgTAGCTCGcttcagtgcttcatcttctatgtaatcctgatagccctcgtaaatagagtaattcttgaacacacgagctacgggcttccatggactagtaaatggcacCAAACAACCAGGTAATGACCTTAAATCTTcattcactcctccatcacaagCACTTGCTGGtttgagatattttgccatcgtgACTCTTAAATTGttcctgtcatgaaactcaaaattttctggtatagtaaaatcaatctcactaacaggaattaaagaataagagtcaggaaaatattgattaaggaatggaggagatgtcaccgcatttggagattgttcactggattcattcacttgaaccatttgatgttggggtctcaattcttgtgcttcaactttcttttcatctgcatctttagattcttcttcttgagacccttgcagtaccatgtcatttatcagaataattgcactctcatcttcctcatggtcgataatagtcggtgagggcaattcttcataaactggagaaatcaatttgctcatTTTAGATGCCCATTCACGCCTTCCTTCTTTCATCTCTTCACTCAtcttttgtgtctcctgttgaagttgatgtacctcctgttgaatttgatatgtgttagtagctattaattcaaccatttcttcaagagacatacctgacatggatgacggttcttgagactctagctgttgaaaatctagtggccctgttgtataattataactggagttatcccaccatccttgatcatacccgtttggattagggttataccacgtttgagaccatggtgaaaaatctccataattattgagtgggacactcagattatcttgatattcgagGCACATACCGGtcgaatgatccctggcataacaaatttcacaggttgcagcagccattctttctctaatagagtttagtgcctctaaatatgcaaacttagaaaaaaaaatcagtctCATTGCCTTCCtcggaaacaaaatccagtaaatcaccaaaatacggagtgttagaagtcataaactatataataaaaaaaatagaggaaaaataaaataaaaaaaataaaaataaaaataagatgaactcaaaaagaaacaaattaatctagcaccagtccccggcaacggcgccaaaaattgacaggtgccgaacctgtacaataataaatacctactcgagaaaaatacagattttgtatatagcggtgagtagggtcgaatccacagggactggggataatttgtttcttctagagtccaaagtatggggggttttggattaaatgctaactaaataaattaactgcagaaaataattaattaaaagaaatgattgggaaaactctagccaagggtacacatcagaaatggttcatgcactgatcattgatgcagaaataattccaacatttagcaatagattagttatagttgtcatgcacgcgataaacaaccaacccttccttaatttctcgatagctaaggtacgaccgttagctatttctctaatccaaaaataaccctaggtacgaccgtaggattcaatttctagattgcattaagaattagaaaggcccaatcctaactaacaaacacgctaagagggtttgtttaagttagatcgtatgtttccctgacataaacccaattacgccagttgctactgggatagaggtaacgaacaattacggattcaattacccctatttagcaaaatagcctatatgaataattaattattgcgcactaatcaatcatacacaagagctataacaATTGAAAGCAGGaatcatataaataccaataaatgagaaagcgattaaaataaattcgatctcacagtaattgcaGAACCAAATCTTCAATTGTCCCTTGACTTGAATTAAGAggttagttctccattaatggagaacaaccatgcgaaaaaAACTATCTGAACCTTACAAAATTGCTCCTGGCCAAATCGGCCAAGGAAGAAAAGTAAAAGTCGGCCACGGAGGAAAAGTCCCTGACCTCCGTACCTTCCCTCCAGCTTTCCAAGTCAAAACCAATTTAAAGACAAGCCTTCACTAAGTCTCCTAATCCTCTACGTTTTTGGGCCACTCAATGGGATGAAggaaattccttttcttttaggCTAGGCCCACTAGAGAGAATAAACAAATCCCCATCCGGATTCCTCTCCTTCAAAATTGGTACCCCAGTACCAATTTTCCTAAACAATAGGAGTCCTATTATAGATAGCTTtctttagctcttgaaatggCCCCACTGCCTTTCAGCATTGAAGTCCGCTGCTTCATACAGCTTTGGAAACTTCACGTGTGCAAATTATCCCGAGAATCCGTCCTTGAAAGCTGGAattaggcgtgggcacgccaaccTATCAGGGAGTCTGCTGGAATGACGATTTTCAGTACTTTTTCTTCACCACTTCCTGCAATTAAtcccaaataccaaatataagtagaatatATCAATTaagataatatttggctaaaatcaaaggaaaaaataattataaatttagcacAAATTATGACTTATCAAGTGTACCTGACTTACATCAAATCAAACCTAATTCATACAGAAATTCTATTGATTTATACAAAAAAATCAACTTATGTGAAATTATACGAAATACAAATTATGAGGCTCAGGATAGGTGGACAGATTCAGACGGCCATTTCCTAGGCGTCGAGGATATGtagctttcttgtacttgagggTCCTGTGGTAACACTCACCATTACGGGAATTGGACTGATCTCTGCACGAAGCAAGACGAAGAATGAGGAGAAGGTGTCAATCACCTGCTGCAGTATTAAATACTCAACAAAAGTTTTGGCTGCTAAGGTATAAAAGCAAAATCTTGCACTTGCTTCTGATAATCTTGCTCCTTATTTGCTTGAATAACCCATAAAAGTACGCGACCTTTCTCTCAGATATAtcctccgacgatcaagttagtgAAAGAAATAAGTGGGGAGAATTTTTTTAATAACAaatgaaggaagaaagaagaagaagattttttttttttttttttttatctttggTACAGGTTGAGTATTTATTAGAGCTGTAAACGAACCGAATCGAACCGAGTATCTCATGTTTGAGCTCTGTTCGTTAAGCAGTTCGAACAACGTTCGTGTTCGTTCGTtaattttcgaactccaaacctgTGTTCGTGTTCGGTTCGTTAAGTAAAATTCGTGTTCGAGTTCGGCTCGTTTAACATAAACGAGCTGTTCGCGAACATGTTCGAAATGctcgaatccaaattattttatgccttaaatatgccatgcaaattattaatcattctaaaaaataattaaagcactaactgactaaattctattattcattaactatataactaacattaacataaaaacaacaaataaaacaaagaaatttgccctctaaatataaaagtccagccataaaattaaccctaaaatttgttaaatgataattatgtctatgttcgcgaacgttcgttaaaactcgcgaacatgttcgtgttcgcgaacgttcgttTAGCATGTTCGCGAATGTTCGTTAAAACTAGCGAACATGTTCGtgttcgcgaacgttcgttTAGCATGTTCGCGAATgttcgttaaaactcgcgaacatgctcgtgttcgctcgattattaatcgaacaaaaaaattcGTTCGAACTCGGTTCGTTTAAAATTTCGAACGAGCCTTTCACGAACACGAACGAGCCGAAACGAACCGAGCTACCGAACAGCTCGgttcgtttaacagctctaGTATTTATACTTgcttattttttcaaaaaaaaaaaatttacttgcatcataaatatattttttaataaaaagtgttataataattattttatataattatttaaaataatattctatccaaACAAAGCGTGTAACTACAGTGCTTCATGCATAGTTGCCACCTAAGATCTCAGATGAGGTATACGATTGTGACATTTGCCCAATGCGGCAACATTCTCAACTTTTTAATAAAGATATGATCTTGCAATTGACCTTTACCTCGAGAGAGTACTCTTTGCGTTATTGTGGCAAAGAAAATTCAATTCTGCACAGCTGACTGGGAAATGGGGACCTGGAATTTGCGACATGACCTTAAAAGTCAAGGTCTTTGATCACACGAAGGAAATGCAGAAAATTTGAGATATGAGTAGTGATGTAACTCTCCAGCTACCAAATGGGATGTATCGGGTAATTGTCCTGCAGCTTCTTCATTAGTTAAACTGTTTACATATCTTGGCTGCTCATTCAATCTGATTATGCTTAACATAGTTCGAGTTGGGAACATAAACGATGGTGTAAATTATTAGAAGAATATCAAATCGAGGAAAATTTTCAGCATCGACATAGAAGCGTAACATAAGCGTAATATATGAATGCTTCCTCTTATATATGACTAATTTTGTATGCTCATGCAACATAAGCGtaaccaaaaaaattttcttttgccttaTCCAAACAACAGGGAACAACACACACTACTTAAGGGAAACCCACAGCCCAACCCAAAAGGCATGCTTATATTACTACCAATACCGAAGCACACAACATAAAATGTTATCAAGTTTTTGCTGGGGTGAAAGCTTAAATTTATGAAGAACATTTTCATGTCTTCTAAGGGAGCACTTGgcctgtttggattgctatttttaagaatttttgttgaaaaatgtACTATAGCGActtgatgtatgtgaaataaaaaaaaatatttgaaaaatgtgttcataaAAAACATAAAAACTTTCCgacaaaaaatcacaatccaattCTGGTACTTGGGGGATGGCCCTGACCGCCACTCCTTGAGTCCATCCAAGCTCATGCAAAGCATTAGGGTGCCCaagcgcaacggatcttctgtgcCACACCATGTCTCACACCCTATCCCACTTCTTCTAATTTTGTCAAGTGTCCCTTGATAAACCAAACTCTCAAACAACCCAACCCGAACCATGTTAAATTGATTAATCGATTAACCGGCCAGAGAAACTTAATCTCTATAACCAAAACcgattaaaataaaaactatcTCACAAAATCACAATTTATCAAGGAAAAAAAGCCCTAAAACTCAGTTTAACATCTGTCCTCTCGTGCAGGTGTTTTAGAAGTGTGTCTTCTCACCACAAAAGCAGGTTGATTAGGATTCGGAAGAGCTGCTGTTTCGCTACTGAGCATAATAAGAATGTCAGACATTGAGGGACGTTCACTAGGGTCATCCTGTACACACAGCAGGCCAATGTTGATGCATTTGATAACCTCAGTTTCGTTGCATGATTCCAGTATTTTCTTGTCAACAAAATCGATTGATTTCCTTTCTTGCCACAATCTCCATGCCTGAGAGAGTTTTAGAATAAACATGTCATACCAATCCAAAGCTGTCTAAATATCAGTAAATTCAACGACAAGGCTTGGAAAGTTCATGCACTTACATAGCCTAGAAGACTAAGGGCTCCTTCAGACTGGTAAAATCCAGCAGAGTTTCTCTTGCCACTAATAATTTCAAGTAAAATTACTCCAAAACTAAAGACATCTGACTTCACCGAGAAAAAACCTTTTACTGCATACTCTGGAGACATATAGCCACTGCATCACCAGCAATTATCAGAACAGCTATAACCTTGTAATAGATTTTCTGAGACAGGCTGAGAAAAGTAATGTACTTACTAGGTTCCCACTACTTTTATTGTATTTGCTTCTGTTTCTTTACCTTTAACTATTTTTGCTAAGCCAATACTTTACTGTTCAGAGTTTGAAACTTGTCCTTTTCATTCTCTGGGCACAACTTCATTCCTTGGACAACTTAGAAAGTTCTGCCAGTAAGCTTCCTCCGTCACTAAATACTCGGTCATCACCATTGTTAATTCTTCCTCAGAACTTTGACTCGTTTCTTTTGCGACCTATCCAAGTTTTTCTATCGATCCATCCACATAATAATCTCGATCTTTGCATCTAACAAATTCCAATATTAATCATGCTCCTCAATTCGCTCATCTTTCATTCTTCGCATTGATTCTCCATTTTTTGTCCTCGTACCAAAATTcaattacaaaaaaattataaacATAAATGTACTATAGTACATTGGGCCAAAGGAACATGGATGAAGTGATTTAAGCCTTAGATAAGGCAGAATGTTTGAgacaataaaaaaattatatttattaaataacttaatttaaaacaaaattgaaaaagctCCTTCAAGCAATTTTTGGGATATTAATATGGTTTTTCTGCTTATATCAATCAAATGAAACCTAACTACTGGAGTTGGGTCAGAGTGACCAGGAAAGAGCTCCTAGAGTTTTTTCTGTTGTCAGGTTCAAGATTCAAATTATATACCTAACAGTTAGGGGTGAGGAAGGGTATGGATAGGGGTGGGagagtataaaaaaaaattataaaaaaccAAATGAAACCTTAAAGCTACCATATAGGGGACGTATATGTAatctttgaaatttggaaaaaacTAGCTGTATTGTCATACATCTTAGGGGCAGTTTGTGAAATTGTTCCTTAATAATAAGCAATGCATTGATTTTCCCAAACTTCACTTGTGGCAAGATTCTTTTTGCCTTCTAGCGATGCATTGATTTTCGATGTTTTTGATACCAAAAATTGGCTCAACCACCTTTATCACTAGACTTTGGTGCGAAGAGATGGTTTAATTTCCGTGAAGTAAGATTAACTTCAACCGTTTTATTATTCAGCCAATTTTCAATCCTGAAAGGAAAGTATCCGATGGATGATTGAAACATTCTTCAATACTAATCCATtcccttttatctttcttaaGATTTACTCTGTCCCTGAGTGTAGCAATAGTTTGATTCATTATGCGATCAGCAAACTTGGTTGATCAAATTCTGCTGTTTCTTTCATCACTTGCCATCATATTCACTCCAGATGAGTCTATTTGcaacctgcaaaacaaaatTTCCGCCAGATCTCCATATTCCAGGATGTTAGGACTTGGGATTAAGTTAGAATTGCAATGTTGAGCTCTTTCAAGAATGACTAGTCTTCAAAATAAGCACATTGATCAAATTAGATTACACGTGTATCAGCAACTTTCCCTCTTATTCTTTTCTGACAACCGCATAGAAGGATTATGGTTAATGAAAGCTGGCAACAGATAAACCAATCTGACCTAGTTATATATTCACTAGTCAtcaccaaaaaaatgaaaaaacctGCGTCGTCTGTTAACTTTTTGAATGACATATATCATCTTTTGCTGAAAAGAGAAGTCACGAGACAATGAATCCTTGCTTAACAAATGCAAATGTGAactacacaaaaaaaaatgataccGTTGCTAAGAAAACTGGTGGTATGTTTCCTTCAAAGTCTCAAATCTGTCTTCAAAATTCACCAGAAGAGCTTGGAGCTCTTCTATAGGAATCAAAATTAGCAGTGCCAGTGGAATGCCTTCAAGACAGGTACGTCTGCATCCCCTCAATAATGAAACTATACAAGCAATGCCTTCATCGGCCTTCTTCTGCTGAGATAGTTATCTCATTGATGGAGTTAGTTTCTGCTTTACTAGACAAAGATGTACTTGAAGTGCGTCTTCTCGCTAAAAAAGTAGGTTGATTAGGACTTGGAAGAGTTGTTGTTTCACTACTGAGCATAGTAAGAACATTAGACATTGTGGGACGATCACTAGGATCATCCTGTACACACAACAGACCTATGTTTATGCACTTCACGACTTCAGTTCCATTGCATGATTCCAATAATTTCTTGTCAACTAAATCCATTGCTTTGTTTTCTTGCCACAATCTCCATGCCTGGGAGAGTGTTAGAATAAACATATCATTCTAAAACATCAATAAACATCAAATTTACAAGGTTCTCGAATCTCAAAGACTTACATAGCCTAGAAGACTCAGGATTTCTTCGGATCGGTAAAACCCAGCAGTGTTTCTCTTACCACCAATGATCTCAAGTAAAATTACTCCAAAACTATACACATCTGATTTCACTGAGAATAAACCTTCCAGCGCATACTCTGGAGACATATAGCCACTGCATCACGAGCAAT contains:
- the LOC113761703 gene encoding G-type lectin S-receptor-like serine/threonine-protein kinase At4g03230 encodes the protein MSPEYALEGLFSVKSDVYSFGVILLEIIGGKRNTAGFYRSEEILSLLGYAWRLWQENKAMDLVDKKLLESCNGTEVVKCINIGLLCVQDDPSDRPTMSNVANRLIWSEYDGNGYMSPEYAVKGFFSVKSDVFSFGVILLEIISGKRNSAGFYQSEGALSLLGYAWRLWQERKSIDFVDKKILESCNETEVIKCINIGLLCVQDDPSERPSMSDILIMLSSETAALPNPNQPAFVVRRHTSKTPAREDRC